The Desulfuromonadales bacterium nucleotide sequence TTGAGCACATCGAAGCCCTGCTCGATGCAGCGGCGCAGGTCGCCGTCGGTAAAGACCCCCAGCAGTTGGCCCAGATCGTCGGACACCCCGGTAATGCCCAGCTTCTTGCTGGTAATCTCGAAGAGCGCTTCCTTGAGCAGAGTGTCGGCCTGCACCAAGGGGATATCGCCTCCCTTGTGCATGAGATCCTCCACGCGCAGCAGGAGACGCTTGCCGAGAGCTCCGCCGGGATGGAAGAGGGCGAAGTCTTCCTCCTGAAAACCCCTCTCCAGCAGCAGGGCGACAGCCAGGGCGTCCCCCATGGCCAGAGTGGCAGTGGTGCTGGCGGTCGGTGCCAGGCCCAGCGGGCAGGCTTCTTCGGCGACCGAGATATCGATGAAAACGTCACCGGCCCTGGCCAGGGTGCTGCGCGAGTTGCCGGCCATGGCAATAAGGGGCAGACCCATGCGCTTGATGACCGGCAGAATGCGGGTAAGCTCCTCGGTTTCACCCGAATTGGAAACGGCAACCACCACATCCCCCTTCATCAGCATCCCGAGGTCGCCATGGATCCCCTCGGCCGGATGCAGAAACAGGGCCGGGGTGCCGGTGGAAGCCATGGTGGCGGCGATTTTCTGGCAGATCAATCCCGACTTGCCCATGCCGGTGATAACCACCCGTCCCTGGCAGGCGAGAATCATCGCCACCGCCCGGCTGAAGTTGCCGTCGATGCGGTCGACCAGGGCGAGAACCGCTTCGGCCTCGATCCGCAGTACCTGTTTTGCTTTTTCGATCATCGCACTCAACTCTGTTTGCTTCCCTTGACAATGGCGTCGATCGCCAGGATTTCCTCGAGCATGCCACGCAGCCCTTGCAACGGCAGGGAGTTGGGGCCGTCGCACAACGCTTTTTCGGGGTCCTCGTGGACCTCCCAGAAAAGGCCGTCGATGCCGGTGGCGGTCGCCGCCCGGGAGAGGGCGCCGACGTACTGGCGCTGGCCGGCCGAAGCCGTGCCGGCGCCGCCCGGCAGCTGCACCGAGTGGGTCGCGTCGAAAATCACCGGACAGCCGGTTTCGCGCATCACCACCAGGGAGCGCATGTCGACCACCAGGTTGTTGTAGCCGAAGGAAGCGCCGCGCTCGGTGAGCAGGATCTGGCGGTTGCCGGTCGATTCGATCTTGGTCACCGCATTGCGCATGTCCCAGGGGGCGAGGAACTGTCCCTTTTTGACGTTGACCACCCGGCCGGTGTTGCCGGCGGCGACCAGCAGGTCGGTCTGCCGCGAGAGAAAGGCCGGAATCTGCAGGATATCGAGAACCTCGGCGGCCGCTTCGACCTGGGAGAGGTCGTGGATATCCGAAATGACCGGCAGGTCGAATTCGGCCTTGACCCTGGCCAGGATGCGCAGCCCCTCGGCCATTCCCGGGCCGCGAAAAGAGGTGACGGAGGTGCGGTTGGCCTTGTCGTAGGAGGCCTTGAACACCAGGCCGATACCGAGCTCGCCGGTGAGCTTCTTGAGAAAGCCGGCGATGCGCAGGGTGAGGGCTTCCTCCTCGATGGCACAGGGACCGGCGATCAGCACCAGGGGCCGGCCGCCGCCGAAGACGACGTTGCCGACGGCTACTTCGCGCACCATATCACTTCTCCCCGCGCTGTTTCAGGCAGGCGCCGACGAACGACTCGAACAGGGGGTGGGGATCCATCGGCCGGGAGCGGAACTCGGGGTGGAACTGGCAGCCCAGGAACCACGGGTGGT carries:
- a CDS encoding KpsF/GutQ family sugar-phosphate isomerase codes for the protein MIEKAKQVLRIEAEAVLALVDRIDGNFSRAVAMILACQGRVVITGMGKSGLICQKIAATMASTGTPALFLHPAEGIHGDLGMLMKGDVVVAVSNSGETEELTRILPVIKRMGLPLIAMAGNSRSTLARAGDVFIDISVAEEACPLGLAPTASTTATLAMGDALAVALLLERGFQEEDFALFHPGGALGKRLLLRVEDLMHKGGDIPLVQADTLLKEALFEITSKKLGITGVSDDLGQLLGVFTDGDLRRCIEQGFDVLNRPITEFMTLNPKRILRSNLAAKALQRMEEHAITSLFVFESEESRAPVGIIHLHDLLRAGVV
- the kdsA gene encoding 3-deoxy-8-phosphooctulonate synthase, producing the protein MVREVAVGNVVFGGGRPLVLIAGPCAIEEEALTLRIAGFLKKLTGELGIGLVFKASYDKANRTSVTSFRGPGMAEGLRILARVKAEFDLPVISDIHDLSQVEAAAEVLDILQIPAFLSRQTDLLVAAGNTGRVVNVKKGQFLAPWDMRNAVTKIESTGNRQILLTERGASFGYNNLVVDMRSLVVMRETGCPVIFDATHSVQLPGGAGTASAGQRQYVGALSRAATATGIDGLFWEVHEDPEKALCDGPNSLPLQGLRGMLEEILAIDAIVKGSKQS